One Methylomonas sp. LL1 DNA window includes the following coding sequences:
- a CDS encoding alpha-1,2-fucosyltransferase: MFQYAVGRALAERCGRPLKLDVSGFEDYSLRRYELGELRIRADIASVDEITRFREVPPPHPIIDRLKKAIRWQQAGIFRERAFTFDPDVLNIKSSVYLDGYWQSEKYFSGIADVLRNDFTPSAAMNDENHTMLERIMASESISLHVRRGDYVTNPHTAKYHGVCSLDYYRDAVEYIASHTRNPHFYVFSDDTGWVADNLKIDHPMTLVNVNGPDQGIWDMNLMKSCQHHIIANSSFSWWGAWLNPSSAKQVVAPRRWFNEGGLDTRDLIPESWVRL; the protein is encoded by the coding sequence ATGTTTCAATATGCTGTCGGCCGTGCTTTGGCAGAAAGATGCGGACGTCCATTGAAACTTGATGTTTCGGGGTTCGAAGACTATTCGTTGCGTCGATATGAATTGGGCGAGCTCCGGATCAGGGCGGATATAGCCTCGGTTGATGAAATTACACGTTTTCGTGAGGTGCCACCGCCTCATCCTATTATCGACCGCCTAAAAAAAGCCATCCGTTGGCAGCAAGCTGGAATATTCAGAGAGCGGGCTTTTACCTTCGATCCCGATGTGCTTAATATCAAATCCTCTGTTTATCTTGATGGTTATTGGCAGAGTGAAAAATATTTTTCGGGTATCGCGGATGTGCTTCGAAACGATTTCACTCCTTCCGCGGCAATGAATGACGAGAATCACACCATGCTTGAACGAATAATGGCGAGTGAATCCATATCGCTGCATGTGCGTCGAGGTGATTACGTCACCAATCCCCACACCGCGAAATACCATGGCGTATGCTCGCTAGACTATTACCGTGACGCGGTTGAATATATCGCTAGCCATACGCGGAATCCCCATTTTTACGTGTTCTCGGACGATACGGGTTGGGTTGCGGACAATTTGAAAATCGACCATCCCATGACACTGGTAAACGTCAATGGACCCGATCAAGGAATTTGGGATATGAATCTGATGAAATCTTGCCAGCATCACATTATTGCCAACAGTTCATTTAGCTGGTGGGGGGCTTGGCTAAATCCGTCTAGCGCAAAACAGGTGGTGGCGCCCCGGCGCTGGTTTAATGAGGGAGGATTGGATACCCGCGATCTTATTCCTGAATCATGGGTGAGACTATGA